The stretch of DNA TGCCGCCGGCCTGGTTGACGATGCGGATGTAGGCGTTGCGGACCTGGCCGAAGTTCTGGCCGCGGTTCTCGGCGTCGTAGATGGAGACCGGGAAGACGACCTTGTCGACGTCGGCGGGGAGCCCGGCGAGGTTGACGTTGATCGACTCGTCGTCGCCCTCGCCCTCGCCGGTGAGGTTGTCGCCGGTGTGGACGATGGTGTTGTCCGGGGTCTGCTTGTTGTTGAAGAAGACGAAGTGCTGGTCCGAGTAGACCTTGCCCTGCGCGTTGACCGCGATCGCGGACGCGTCCAGGTCGAAGTCCGTGCCGGTGGTGGTGCGGACGTCCCAGCCGAGGCCCACGGTGACGGCGGTCAGGCCCGGAGCCTCCTTGGTGAGCGAGACGTTGCCACCCTTGGACAGGCTTACAGCCATTGTTGGGAGTCCCTTCCCTCGTTGCGTGTGCGGACGAAGCTATCGCCACCCATAGGAACGTCGAGGGGGGTCCTCCGGGTTCCGCGTCTCTTTACCTTTTTTACCCACCCCGATCGAACACGCCCGCGGCGAAAACATGATGACGTGAAGCGGGCGGGGAGGGGAACATGGACGACATGTCCGGTCCCCATCTCATCCGCGGCTCCGTCGCGCTCCCCGAGGCCGAACTGGCCTGGCGATTCTCGCGGTCCTCGGGGCCCGGCGGCCAGCACGTCAACACCACGGACTCCCAGGTGGAGTTGCGCTTCGACCTCGCCAACACCGAGGCGCTGCCCGAGGTGTGGAAGCAGCGTGCGCTGGAGCGCCTCGCGGACCGGCTCGTGGACGGCGTCGTCAGCGTGCGCGCCTCCGAGCACCGCTCCCAGTGGCGCAACCGCGAGGCCGCCGCCGTGCGCCTCGCCGCGCTCCTCGCCGAGGCGACCGCGCCGCCGCCCAGGCCGCGCAGGCCCACCCGGATCCCGCGCGGTATCAACGAGCGGCGGCTGCGTGAGAAGAAGCAGCGCTCGCAGACCAAGCGGGGGCGCTCCGGGAAGGACTGGGGGTAGCCCCGGGCCCGGGCCGGCGGGGACGCCGGACGCGGGCGGGGCGTCAGCCCAGCCGGCGGTAGCGGCCGCGGTAGTACAGCAGCGGTTCGCCGTCCGTGCCGGGCAGGCGGGCCGTCAGGACCCGGCCGATGACCAGGGTGTGGTCGCCCGCCGGCACGCGCTGTTCGGTGCGCAGCTCCAGGGTGGCCATGGCGTCGGTCAGCAGGGGGGCGCCGGAGACCTCGCCGCGGGTGTGGGGGAGGTCCCTGAACAGCAGGCGGTCGCTGACCCGGCCCTTCATGGCGAAGCGGCCGGCGATGGCGTGCTGGCTGTCGGCGAGGACCGAGACCGCCCACAGGGGCTGTTCGGCGAGCAGGTCGTCCATGCGGGAGCCCTCGCGCAGGCTGACCAGGGCCAGCGGCGGGTCCAGGGACACCGACATGAACGCCGTCGCCGTCATGCCCGCGTCCTCGCCGGCCGGCGCCCGCGGGTCGTCCGGGTCGAGCGGCGGCTCCTGCGCGGTCACCAGGACCACACCGGCGGCCAGCCTGGACATCGCGGCACGGAACTCCTCGTTGGTCACCCCCTCAGCATGCCCGGGTCGGGGTTCCCCCTGCCCGAGCGGAGCCCGGAGCTCGGCAGAGGCGGTGGGGGAGGAGGGCGGCACGGAGGAAGTCTTCAACACACACGGAACGCTAACCACCGGTCCGAGGCCGCCGCATCGGGCCTTCGCCCGAAGCCGGACCTAGGACCAGCGGACGAGCGTGTCGTGCATCATGTCCCCACAGCAGCGTGGCCCGTGTTCATCAAACGCACAGGGAAAAGACAGAAACCGTACTCAATTGTTCACGTTCATCTGTGACTTGAGTCACAAGAGCAGTGAATTGTTGACCCTGTGTACCGAGTGGGCTTCGCGCTGTGATTCAGTGGCGGAGAATGCGCAGACGAACGCCGAACAGCACCCTTGATTCGCTGGCGAGGTCTCGGGGGGAGGGCGAGCATGGAGACCGACTCGGAGCCGTACGTCCGCCTGGCGTCCCTGCGGCAACTGCACCAGGTCATGGCGGACATGAACACCGCGAGGAGTCTGGCGGACACACTGCAGACCGTCGCCGACGGCGTCGTGAAGGGCCTCGGCTACGAGCTGGCCTGCGTCAACCTCGTGCGGGCCGACGGTGACCTCGTGGTCGCCGCCTTCGCCGGGAACTCCGCCGCCGAGGCACTGATCACCGGCCGTGTCGGCTCCCGGGATTCCTGGGACCGCCGGCTGGCCATGGGCGAGCAGTGGGACGGCCTGGTCTTCATACCCCACACCGAGGGCTGGGTCCTCGACGACGACGACGTCCCGACCTGGTACACCGACGGGCCGGCGCCGCGCTTCGAGGACGAGTGGCACCCCGCCGACCGGCTCTTCGCGCCCATGGACGTCCCCGGCGGGTCCGGCGGCTCCTCCGGCGAGCTGCTCGGCGTGATCTCCGTGGACCGCCCGCGCAACGGCCGCCGGCCCGGCGCCTGGGGCCGTGAGGCCCTCCAGATGTACGCCTTTCAGGCGGCCATCGCGATCAGCAACGCCCGGCTGCGCTCCAACATGCAGCGCGCCCTCATACGCCTGGAGCGCGAGCAGCAGGCCCTGCGGGCCAGCGAGGAGAGTTTCCGCCAGGCCTTCGAGTACGCGCCCTCCGGCATGGCCATCGCCGAGATGGGCGGCGACCAGCACGGCCGGATCCTGCGCACCAACGACGCCCTGTGCCGTCTGCTGGGCCGCCCCGCCTCCGCCATGCGCCGCTACTCCTTCTCCGACCTCGTACACCCCGAGGACATAGGCACCCTGCTGCGGACCTCGGCCGAGGGCGGCCGGGCGGAGCTGCGCCTGGGCCGCCGCGACGGCTCGTACGTCTGGGTGTCCCTGCGCAACTCCGTCGTCGCGGACGCCGCCGACGGGCCCCGCTTCCTGCTCACCCACGTCGAGGACATAGAGGAGCGCAAGCGCCGCGAGCTCCAGCTCGCCCACCGCGCCTCCCACGACTCCCTCACCGGCCTGCCGAACTCCGCCGAGCTGCGCGCCCGCCTGTCCGCCCGGCTGTGCCGGCGGCCCCAGGCCGCGCAGGCGGGCGAATCCGAGTCGCAGGACACCGCCTACGGCCACCCCGGCTACGACGTCGGCGACCACGGCTTCGACTTCCGGCCGGGCACCCGGGCCTACGACGCCTACGACCACCACGTGCACACCGTCGCGCCCGAGGGCGACCACGACGACGGCACCAAGGGTCTCGCGGTCCTCTTCTGCGACCTCGACGGCTTCAAGTCGATCAACGACCGGTTCGGGCACAACGCGGGCGACGCGGTGCTCATCGAGGTGGCCCGGCGGCTGAGCAACGGCGTGCGCGACGGCGACACCGTGGCCCGGCTCGGCGGCGACGAGTTCGTGATCCTCGCCGACGGCCTCGGCCGGGCCGACGCCCAGGACCTCGCCGTACGGCTGCGCAACGAGATCATCCAGCCGATCCGCGCCGAGGGCCGGGCCGTCCGGGTCGGGGCGAGTTTCGGCATCGGGTGGGCCCACTGCGGCATGACGGCGGACGAAGTGCTGAAATCAGCCGACGAACGGATGTACGTCGAGAAACGATCTCGTCCCAAACAACATCGCCGTGCCGGTTGATCCGCAGGTCAGCCACCCTATGCGGCATGAGTCACCCGCTTGGGCCCCGCGAAGCGGGTAGGCTCGCCTTTCCCACGACGTACCGCACCACCCGCACCTGTTGAGGAGTACCAAGGGATGACGCCCGGCAACAGCGGCGCGAGCACGCCCGAGGACGACGACCCGTTCGGCTACCTGTACGCCGACGGCCAGGCCAACGGAGCCCAGCCGCCCTCGAGCGGATACGGCTACCCGAACTCGGTGAACCGGGTCCGCACGGTCGGTCAGCGGCAGTATGGCCAGGTCCCGCAGCAGCAGGGCGCGTACGGCCAGCCGAGCGCCCATTACGCCGCACCCGAGTCCCTCCCCGGCGGCGCCCCGACCCGGCAGCAGCCCCAGGGTGGTGGCGGCCGTGGCCGCGGCCCGAACACCAAGGGCCTGCTGATCGGCGCCGTCGCGGTGGTCGCCGCGGTCGTCATCGGCATCGGTGTGGCGATGATCGGCGACGACTCGGGCAAGAAGGACGACAACCAGGCCGGCGGTACGTCCCCGACGGCCACGCAGAGCACCGAGCCGAGCCCGTCGGCGAGCAGCAGCGCGCCGAGCGACGGCGCGTTGCCGAAGACCGACGCCGAGGCGCTGCAGCTGGACGGCGGCGCCACCAAAGCCTCGGACATCAAGGGCGCCCAGGCGGCCGGCGGCGTCTATGTGACGAACTTCAACAACGTCGGCGCCTCGGTCACCTGGACCATCGACGGCATCCCCGAGGACGGCAAGTACACCGTGTTCGTCGGTTACGGCGTCCCGGGCCGGGACGGCACCGCCACTCTGACGGTCAACGGCGCCGTGTCCAGCAGGCCGATCAACCTGAACAACTGGGCGCACGCAGCCGAGGGCGACTACGAGAAGGGCTGGACGAAGACCTACAACTGGATCCAGCTCAACAAGGGCGCGAACACCATCAAGATCTCGTGCGAGCAGGGCAACCAGTGTGATGCGAACCTTGACCAGCTGTGGCTGGCCAAGGGCTGGGTCAAGTCGGGCTGACGCTCACGCCGCGGTGGCCTCTCCGGTCACCGACACCCGCCCCAGCAGTTCCTCGTAGGCTCCGCGGTCGAACTCGCCGGCCACCGGGCACAGGACCGTCGCCGCCGACAGGGCGACCGCGCGACTCAGGCGGTCCGGCCAGGGGAGCTGCTCCACCAGACCCGCCAGCAGGCCCGCGACCGCGGAGTCGCCGGCGCCGGTCGGGTTGCCCCGGACGCGGGACGGCGGGGCGGCCCGCCACAGGCCGTCGGAGGTGTGCGCGAGCAGGCCCTCCGAGCCCAGGGAGGCGATCACCGCGCGGGCGCCGCGGCGGCGGGCGTCCTGGGTGGCGCGCAGCGGCTCGTGGGAGCCGGTGAGTTCGGCCAGTTCGTCGGCGTTCGGCTTGATGATGTCGGGGCGGGCGGCCACGGCCCGGCGCAGCGCCTCGCCACTGGTGTCCAGCAGCACCGGCACGTTCGCGGCGCGCGCGGTGCGCACCAGACCGGCGTACGCGCCCACCGGCAGCCCGCGCGGCAGGCTGCCGCACAGCGCAACCGCCGACATCGAGCCGAGCAGGTCCTCGTAGCTGTCCTGGAAGGCGGACCACTCGGCCGGGGTGACGACCGGGCCGGGCTCGTTGAGCTGGGTGGTGTCCCCGGTGCGCTGGTCCACCACGGCTATCGTGCGCCGGGTCGCGCCGGCCACCGGGACCAGCGCGTCCACCACGCCCGGCGCCTCGGACGCGAGCCGGTCGCGCACCTCGCGCCCGGTGGCCCCGCCCGCGAAGCCGGTGACCGTCACCTCGTGACCGAGGGCCGCCAGCACGCGGGCCACATTGACGCCCTTGCCGCCGGGCCGCTCGGTCACCTCGGACACCCGGTGGGACGAGTGCTGCCGCAGGGACGGCACCCGATAGGTGAGGTCGAGAGCGGTGTTCAGCGTGACCGTGAGGATCACCGGCCCGACCTCCCCCGAGTAAGCGCGTCCGCCGCGAAGTTCCGGAGACTCGATCATGCCAAAGACCCGGCCGACCGCCCACCCCTCGGACCGGCCACCGCGGCCGGACGGGCGGACGGATCAGCCCAGTTGGGGCTCAACCACCCATGCGCCCCGCCGCATCACGCCCTTCAGGGCGAAGTCCTCGTCGAGCAGGACGAGATCGGCGTCCTTGCCGGGTTCCAGGGAGCCCACCCGGTCGTCCATCCCGAGCAGCCGGGCCGGATTGGCGGACAGCGCGGCGACCACGTCCGGGACCGGCAGCCGGTCGACCGTGACCGCGCGCCGGAACGCCCGGTCCAGGGTCAGGGTCGAGCCCGCGATCGAGCCGCCCTCCACCAGCCGCGCCACCCCGCCCTCGACCTCGACCTGGAGCGGGCCGAGCAGGTAGCGGCCGTCGCCGATCCCGGCGGCGTCCATGGCGTCGGTGATGAACGCGACCCGCCCGGCGCCCGCGTGGTGGAACGCCATCTCCAGGGCGGCGGGGTGCAGATGGACGCCGTCGTTGATCAGCTCGACCGTGATCCGCTCGTCCTCCAGCAGAGCCGCGATCGGACCGGGGGCGCGGTGGCCGAGCGGCGGCATCGCGTTGAACAGGTGGGTGGCGACGGTGGCTCCGGCGTCGATCGCCTCCACCGTCTGCTCGTACGTCGCGTCCGTGTGCCCGATCGCCGCGATCACGCCGTGCTCCGCGAGCAGCCGTACGGAGTCGATGCCGCCGGGCAGTTCGGTGGCCAGGGTCATCATCCTGGCCCGGCCGCGGGCGGCGTCGATCAGCTTGCGCACCTCGGCGGGGTCCGGGTCGCGGAGCAGCTCCTCGGAGTGCGCTCCCTTGCGGCACGGCGAGATGAACGGCCCCTCGAAGTGGACGCCCGCGATCTCGTCCTGCTCGGCGAGTTCCGACAGCAGCCCCGCCTGCTTGACGAGGAGACCCATGTCGTCGGTGACGGTCGAGGCGACCAGGGTGGTGGTGCCGTGCTCCCGGTGGGTGCGGACGGCGGTCAGCACGTCGTCGGCCGTGCCGGAGAAGGAGGCGCCGCCTCCGCCGTGGTTGTGGATGTCGACG from Streptomyces sp. 6-11-2 encodes:
- the arfB gene encoding alternative ribosome rescue aminoacyl-tRNA hydrolase ArfB; amino-acid sequence: MDDMSGPHLIRGSVALPEAELAWRFSRSSGPGGQHVNTTDSQVELRFDLANTEALPEVWKQRALERLADRLVDGVVSVRASEHRSQWRNREAAAVRLAALLAEATAPPPRPRRPTRIPRGINERRLREKKQRSQTKRGRSGKDWG
- a CDS encoding flavin reductase family protein, whose product is MTNEEFRAAMSRLAAGVVLVTAQEPPLDPDDPRAPAGEDAGMTATAFMSVSLDPPLALVSLREGSRMDDLLAEQPLWAVSVLADSQHAIAGRFAMKGRVSDRLLFRDLPHTRGEVSGAPLLTDAMATLELRTEQRVPAGDHTLVIGRVLTARLPGTDGEPLLYYRGRYRRLG
- a CDS encoding carbohydrate-binding protein, producing MTPGNSGASTPEDDDPFGYLYADGQANGAQPPSSGYGYPNSVNRVRTVGQRQYGQVPQQQGAYGQPSAHYAAPESLPGGAPTRQQPQGGGGRGRGPNTKGLLIGAVAVVAAVVIGIGVAMIGDDSGKKDDNQAGGTSPTATQSTEPSPSASSSAPSDGALPKTDAEALQLDGGATKASDIKGAQAAGGVYVTNFNNVGASVTWTIDGIPEDGKYTVFVGYGVPGRDGTATLTVNGAVSSRPINLNNWAHAAEGDYEKGWTKTYNWIQLNKGANTIKISCEQGNQCDANLDQLWLAKGWVKSG
- a CDS encoding TerD family protein; this translates as MAVSLSKGGNVSLTKEAPGLTAVTVGLGWDVRTTTGTDFDLDASAIAVNAQGKVYSDQHFVFFNNKQTPDNTIVHTGDNLTGEGEGDDESINVNLAGLPADVDKVVFPVSIYDAENRGQNFGQVRNAYIRIVNQAGGTEIARYDLSEDAATETAMVFGELYRNGAEWKFRAVGQGYASGLVGIAQDFGVNV
- a CDS encoding 1-phosphofructokinase family hexose kinase, translated to MILTVTLNTALDLTYRVPSLRQHSSHRVSEVTERPGGKGVNVARVLAALGHEVTVTGFAGGATGREVRDRLASEAPGVVDALVPVAGATRRTIAVVDQRTGDTTQLNEPGPVVTPAEWSAFQDSYEDLLGSMSAVALCGSLPRGLPVGAYAGLVRTARAANVPVLLDTSGEALRRAVAARPDIIKPNADELAELTGSHEPLRATQDARRRGARAVIASLGSEGLLAHTSDGLWRAAPPSRVRGNPTGAGDSAVAGLLAGLVEQLPWPDRLSRAVALSAATVLCPVAGEFDRGAYEELLGRVSVTGEATAA
- the cdgB gene encoding diguanylate cyclase CdgB, producing the protein METDSEPYVRLASLRQLHQVMADMNTARSLADTLQTVADGVVKGLGYELACVNLVRADGDLVVAAFAGNSAAEALITGRVGSRDSWDRRLAMGEQWDGLVFIPHTEGWVLDDDDVPTWYTDGPAPRFEDEWHPADRLFAPMDVPGGSGGSSGELLGVISVDRPRNGRRPGAWGREALQMYAFQAAIAISNARLRSNMQRALIRLEREQQALRASEESFRQAFEYAPSGMAIAEMGGDQHGRILRTNDALCRLLGRPASAMRRYSFSDLVHPEDIGTLLRTSAEGGRAELRLGRRDGSYVWVSLRNSVVADAADGPRFLLTHVEDIEERKRRELQLAHRASHDSLTGLPNSAELRARLSARLCRRPQAAQAGESESQDTAYGHPGYDVGDHGFDFRPGTRAYDAYDHHVHTVAPEGDHDDGTKGLAVLFCDLDGFKSINDRFGHNAGDAVLIEVARRLSNGVRDGDTVARLGGDEFVILADGLGRADAQDLAVRLRNEIIQPIRAEGRAVRVGASFGIGWAHCGMTADEVLKSADERMYVEKRSRPKQHRRAG
- the nagA gene encoding N-acetylglucosamine-6-phosphate deacetylase → MAPSKVLTGARVVLPTGIVDGGRVIVDGTRIAGAAREDAETLDVRGHWLVPGFVDIHNHGGGGASFSGTADDVLTAVRTHREHGTTTLVASTVTDDMGLLVKQAGLLSELAEQDEIAGVHFEGPFISPCRKGAHSEELLRDPDPAEVRKLIDAARGRARMMTLATELPGGIDSVRLLAEHGVIAAIGHTDATYEQTVEAIDAGATVATHLFNAMPPLGHRAPGPIAALLEDERITVELINDGVHLHPAALEMAFHHAGAGRVAFITDAMDAAGIGDGRYLLGPLQVEVEGGVARLVEGGSIAGSTLTLDRAFRRAVTVDRLPVPDVVAALSANPARLLGMDDRVGSLEPGKDADLVLLDEDFALKGVMRRGAWVVEPQLG